The Pukyongia salina genome segment TATCGGGATCAGGTAGGATAAGCTGTAGCCATACCCGGCGCCAAATTCGCTGAAGTCGTACGTACGATTAAAGCCGGGAATAAATAGATTATCGAAATTATCCGGGGTCGTTTCAGAGATCTTCCGTTTCAGCTGCAAGTTTATAGAAAGGTAGAGATTATTGAGTATTTCGGTTTTCACAGCTACCTGGAGTTCCAGCCAGGAGGCAGTAAGCCCGGTATATTCCCTGGGATCTACTCTAAATGTTCCGGGGTAGGTTTGGTTTGTGGTATAAATACCATAGGCAAGTAATTCCTGTTTAAAGCTGGAAAAACCGTATCGGAGTCCGATATTGATTGCGTTTTGCATATTCAGCCAGTTTCGATAAGCGTTAAAATCTGCTCCTAACTTAACATAGCTGCCCGAGGCGATGGAATTGAGATTACTCTCATACCGCTCTTTCTTTTCATTACCAATCTCTGCCGCGGCATAAAACCGTTCACTGAACCTGAAATCCCCTACAATTTCGAATCCGCTGTATCCGTTTTCCAATACCGAACGCAAAGGTTTAGACAGATCTGCCCCTATACGGAGGCCGTATTCACTCTTAGCCTTTACCAGGGTATCGCTGGTGATCTCCTGCGCTTGAGAATAGAATCCCAGCAACAGGAGACTAATGTAATACAGTAATGTGTGTTTCGGTTTCATCTATTACATCGGTGGTTTCAATTTCAACCTGGATGATCCAGTTGGCGGTGCCTTCATTTACAACAAACACGCTAAGATCGTGATAAACGGTCTTAAAGGCACAGGCGCGGTTTATATAAATATCTTCGGTGGTATAGTTAAAGGAAATTATATCGGTATTAGGTGTGGTTGTACCAACACCACTGTTAAAGCGATATCTGGTTAAATTACCTGTATTTCTAAGCGGTAATGCGATAGAGTCTGTTGTGACAGCAGCAATAACCTCAGTACCTTCCAGATCGGCTGTTTCAACAGATAAATTAGTAACAGATTTACGTTCACTTGGGTTAGCGATATCGTTAAAGGTGATAATTAGGAGTGGAGTAGTTGCGGTGCCTTCTTCACAGATATCGTCACGAGTACAGCCCAGGAAGGAGATCAGCACGAATGTGAAAAGTAAGATCCTTTGTGTCATTTAAATTTTGCTTATCCGCGTTTTTTCAAAAGTACAACATTTTCCACATGATGTGTTTGTGGAAACATATCGACAGGTTGAACCTTTACCACCTCGTACAAAGGGTCTAATAATTTTAGGTCGCGAGCTTGGGTAGCGCTATTACAGCTCACATAAACAATTCGAGGTGATGCCAGGTTCAATAATTGCTGAACCACATCGGCGTGCATTCCATCCCTTGGAGGATCTGTGATCACCAGGTCTGGGGTTCCATAGGTTGCTATGAAATCCTGATTAAACACCTTTTTCATATCACCTACTGTAAAATGGGTATTAGATATATTATTATAAGCAGCATTCTCACGAGCGGCTTGTATAGCTTCCGGTACAGCTTCGATCCCTATCACCCTTGCCGCATTACCAGCAATGAACTGGGCGATAGTTCCCGTACCGGTGTACAGATCGTAAACGAGTTCTTTACCCGTCAATTCTGCAAAGTTTCTAACGATCTTATATAGTTCGTAAGCCTGTTCACTATTGGTTTGATAAAATGATTTTGCATTGATCTTAAATCGCAGCCCCTCCATTTCTTCAAAGATATGATCCTCGCCGCTGTAGCAAACAACCTCCTGGTCGTAAATAGTATCGTTTGCTTTTGTATTGATCACATATAAAAGGGAAGTGATCTCCGGAAATTCTGCCTGGATGGCATCTAGTAAATCCCGCCGTTTTGTCTCGTCATCGGCAAAGAATTGCAACAGAACCATCAGATCTCCGGTGGTGCTCGTCCGGATCATCAGGGTTCTAAGCATGCCTTCCTGTTTGCGGGTGTTAAAGAAACTAATATTTAATGCTTCGGCTTTTCGTTTTATGAAATTTCTAATGGCGTTGCTGGGATCTCGTTGTAAATGGCACCGATCAATATCCAGTATTTTATCCCACATGCCCGGGATATGAAAACCAAGAGCGTTCCTGTTTTCAATCTCTATTCCACTTTCAATCTGTTCTTTTGTAAGCCATTTGTTGTCGCTGAAGGAAAACTCCATCTTGTTTCGGTAGAAATATATTTTTTCTGAACCTAATATGGGTGTTATCTCAGGTAATTCTATTCCTCCAATTCGAATAAGATTATTCACCACCTCTTTCTGTTTGAAGTACAATTGGTGTTCGTACCCCATGTATTGCCATTTACATCCACCACAGGTGCCAAAGTGCTCACAAACAGGCTCGGTTCGTTTATCCGAATAACTTGAAAAAGCAATGGCGCTGCCTTCGTAATACGCTTTGCGTTTTTTGAAAGTTTGTACCGTTGCCACGTCGCCTGGGATCGCATTGTTGATGAAGACAACGCGCCCATCGGGAGCCTTGGCAACCGCCTTGCCTTTGGCGCCGGCATCTATAACCTCCAGATCTTCGAAGATTACTCGCTTATTCCTTTTTCTCATATCGGCAAAAATAAGAATAGGAAAACAGAAATAGCTACAAAAAACGGGCGAACTTAAATTTCATATAAAACTTTAAATAAATCATACGAATATTTATTAATTTGCAGCTTCAAGGATGATTTCTCTCCTCCGCTGAATTTCCGATCCTCGGAAAAATAAAGGTATAGTAGAAATTTTATTAATTTTTTAAAATTTATGTTATGTCAGTAGCACAACACACGCTATCGCAGGAAGCGATGGCACTTGAAAACAAGTATGGGGCTCAGAACTATCATCCGT includes the following:
- a CDS encoding DUF6048 family protein, coding for MKPKHTLLYYISLLLLGFYSQAQEITSDTLVKAKSEYGLRIGADLSKPLRSVLENGYSGFEIVGDFRFSERFYAAAEIGNEKKERYESNLNSIASGSYVKLGADFNAYRNWLNMQNAINIGLRYGFSSFKQELLAYGIYTTNQTYPGTFRVDPREYTGLTASWLELQVAVKTEILNNLYLSINLQLKRKISETTPDNFDNLFIPGFNRTYDFSEFGAGYGYSLSYLIPIFKK
- the rlmD gene encoding 23S rRNA (uracil(1939)-C(5))-methyltransferase RlmD, translated to MRKRNKRVIFEDLEVIDAGAKGKAVAKAPDGRVVFINNAIPGDVATVQTFKKRKAYYEGSAIAFSSYSDKRTEPVCEHFGTCGGCKWQYMGYEHQLYFKQKEVVNNLIRIGGIELPEITPILGSEKIYFYRNKMEFSFSDNKWLTKEQIESGIEIENRNALGFHIPGMWDKILDIDRCHLQRDPSNAIRNFIKRKAEALNISFFNTRKQEGMLRTLMIRTSTTGDLMVLLQFFADDETKRRDLLDAIQAEFPEITSLLYVINTKANDTIYDQEVVCYSGEDHIFEEMEGLRFKINAKSFYQTNSEQAYELYKIVRNFAELTGKELVYDLYTGTGTIAQFIAGNAARVIGIEAVPEAIQAARENAAYNNISNTHFTVGDMKKVFNQDFIATYGTPDLVITDPPRDGMHADVVQQLLNLASPRIVYVSCNSATQARDLKLLDPLYEVVKVQPVDMFPQTHHVENVVLLKKRG
- a CDS encoding DUF6452 family protein; protein product: MTQRILLFTFVLISFLGCTRDDICEEGTATTPLLIITFNDIANPSERKSVTNLSVETADLEGTEVIAAVTTDSIALPLRNTGNLTRYRFNSGVGTTTPNTDIISFNYTTEDIYINRACAFKTVYHDLSVFVVNEGTANWIIQVEIETTDVIDETETHITVLH